Genomic window (Bosea vaviloviae):
CTGGTCAAGGCCTGTGTTCAAGACGTGGATGCTCGCCACAAGGGCGAGCATGACGAACTGGAGAGGCCTCGTGGTTATGGGGGCGGGCCCATGGCTGCGCCATGCCCCGGCATGACGGCGTGTTTCCGAGCACAAACAACCTGCCCTAGCCGACCATCTCGCGGCTTTCCGCCTTGGGGCTGAAGGTGCCGTCCTCGTTCGGCTGCATGATCACGATCGAATCATGCATCGCCCGCAGCGTCGAGCGATGGCCGATCGAGACGATCCTGGTCTGCGGCAGCGCCTGCTCCATCGCGGCATAGATCTCGCCTTCGAGCTTCTCGTCGAGCGAGGCCGTCGCTTCGTCCAGGAACAGCCAGTCGGGCTTGGCCAGGAGGGCGCGCGCCACGGCCAGGCGCTGTTGCTCGCCGCCGGAGAGCCGCTGGCCCCAGAGATCGACCTCGTCGAGCCGCTCGTAAAGGTGGCCGAGCTTGGTCAGCTGCATCGCCGCCTTGATCTCGGCCTCGTTATAGGTATCCAGCGGCGCGGGATAGGCAAGCGCCGCACGCAGGCTGCCTTGCGGCAGATAGGGGCGCTGCGGGAGCAACATGATCTCGGCACCGGCCGGGATGCCGACCTTGCCCTGGCCGAAGGGCCAGATGCCGGCAATGGCGCGAAACAACGTCGACTTGCCCGAGCCCGAGGGACCGATGACCAGCGTCCGCCGGGTCGTGCCCAGGTCGAGATCGTTGACGCGCACGATCGGCTGGCCGTTGGGCAGGCTCAACGTGGCTTCATCGACATGCATTGCATCGCCCTTGGCGGGCACCTCATGGATGCCCTTGTCGCCGGCATTGGCGGCCTGCGCCTGAGCGATCGCAGCCTCGAAGGTGGTGAGGCGGTTGATCGAGGCGACATAGGACGCGATCGACTGATAGCGGTCGATGAAGAAGGACATCGCGGTCTGGACCCGGTCGAAGGCCGAGGCGACCTGCGTCATGATGCCAAGCGTGATCTTGCCCGAGAAATAATGCGGCGCGAGCAGGATATAGGGCACGACGACATTGGCCTGGCCGAAGGAGAGCGTGAAGGTGGTCAATCGAACGCGCGCCCAGACGAGCCTGTAGAAATTGCTGACGATGTCGCCGAAGCGCTCGCTCAGATGCTTCTGCTCGGCATTCTCGCCGCGCATGAGGGCGATCTGCTCGGAATATTCGCGCAGCCGCGCCAGCGAGAAGCGGAAATTCGCCTCGCGCTTCTCCTGTTCGAATTCAAGCCCGATCAGCGGCTTTCCGATCATATGGGCGATCCAGGTCGCCGCGACGGAATAGATCAGCGCCATCCAGAAGATGAAGCCGGGGATGGTGATGTCCGTGCCGGGCAGGACGCTCGCGACCGGGATCGACCACAGGATGATCGAGAAGGAGACGAGCGTGGAGACCTGGGTGAGCAGGGGCAGCGCGAAATTATAGGTCTGGTTGACGAAGGCGCGGGTGTCCTCGGCGATGCGCTGGTCGGGGTTGTCGGCATTTCCGGCGAGCGAGACCCTGTAGTGATTGGAATTGCCGAGCCAGGCGGCGCTGAACTTCTCCGCCATCCAGCGCCGCCAGCGGATCAGCAGCGTGTAGTTGGCGACGATTTCGATCAGGTTGGAGACGACTGAGATCGCCGCCCAGACGCTGAACACATAGATCAGCTGATACCAGAAGCTCCCCGCATCCTTCTCCTGGATCGCGTTGTAGAAATCGCGGTTGAAGAAGGACAGCCTGAGCGAGATCGCGACCTGCAACTGATTGAGGACGACCAGGAAAACCAGCAGGAGCGTGCCGAGGCGGCCGGCGCCGATCCGAAACGGCTTCAGGGGCCACAGATGTCCCGTGGTCAGCTCCGGGGCCTCGAAATAGGGCGAGGCCAGTCGCGCGATGCGCGCGATGCCGGGGACGAAGGAGATGGCGTAGACGATCAGGCCGAAGACCGCGATCGTGATCGTCAGGCTGGCCGGCGGCACGAGCGCCTGCCAGGCCTGAGGCCAGGCGCCGGATTGGGCGACCAGGAAGGCCGCGCCGGTGAGCACATACTCGACGCCGAAGATGATCGAGAAGATCCTGAGGAAGGTCGCGATCGCGACGGCCCGCCATGTCGCCGCGGCAAGCAGCAGGCCGATGACGCCCATCCCGATGGCTCCGGCGCTGCCGCTCTGCTGGCCGAGGATGAGGGCAATCACGGCAAGCACGGCGACGGCGATGCTCAAAGGGCGCATGGGCGAGGATCCTGCGGGAATGGCGGGGGATGACGAGATGCCATCGCGATTCTGACCATGTCGCAGAGGATGCGGCCATTCAATGGCGGCACCGGAAGATCAGCAAATTGTCATCGGCCGGACATGAAAAAGGCCCGGCTTGCGCCGGGCCCTCGTATCGTTTTCCAGAGTTGGAAAGCGTGGATCAGAAGTCCATGCCGCCACTGGAACCGGGCATGCCCGGTTCCAGAACCCTTGGAAGATGGGCGTTTGGATTTCCTCAGAAATCCATGCCGCCCATGCCGCCGCCGCCCATCTGGGGCATCGGGGAGTCCTTCTTCGGCAGCTCGGCGATCATCGCCTCGGTGGTGATCAGCAGGCCAGCGATCGAAGCCGCGTCCTGGATCGCCGTGCGCACGACCTTGGTCGGGTCGATGATGCCCATCTTGACCAGATCGCCGTAGACGCCGGTCTGGGCATTGTAGCCGTAGGCGTATTCCTTCGACTCGAGGAGCTTGCCGACCACGACCGCGCCGTCATCGCCGGCGTTGTCGACGATCTGCTTGGCAGGCGACATGATCGCCTTGCGGACGATCTCGACGCCGGTCTTCTGGTCGTCGTTCTGGGTCTTGATCGCCTTGACGGTCGAGAGCGCGCGCAGGAGCGCCACGCCACCACCAGGAAGAACGCCTTCTTCCACGGCCGCGCGGGTCGCGTTCAGGGCGTCGTCGACGCGGTCCTTCTTCTCCTTGACTTCGACTTCGGTCGCGCCGCCGACGCGGATCACCGCGACGCCGCCGGCGAGCTTGGCCAGACGCTCCTGGAGCTTCTCACGGTCGTAGTCCGAGGTGGTCTCCTCGATCTGCGCCTTGATCTGCGCGACGCGGCCCTCGATGTCCTTCTTCTTGCCGGCGCCGTCGATGATCGTGGTGTTCTCCTTCTCGATGCGCACCTTCTTGGCGCGTCCGAGCATGGCGAGCGTCACGGTCTCGAGCTTGATGCCGAGATCTTCCGAGATCATCTGACCGGCGGTCAGGATCGAGAGATCCTCAAGCATCGCCTTGCGGCGATCGCCGAAGCCCGGAGCCTTGACGGCCGCGACCTTCAGGCCGCCACGGAGCTTGTTGACGACGAGCGTGGCCAGAGCCTCGCCCTCGACGTCCTCGGCGATGATCAGCAGCGGCTTGCCGGTCTGAACAACGGCCTCGAGGATCGGCAGCATCGCCTGGAGCGAGGACAGCTTCTTCTCGAAGATGAGGATGTAGGGGTCTTCCAGCTCGGCGACCATCTTCTCGGCGTTGGTGATGAAGTAGGGCGAGAGATAGCCACGGTCGAACTGCATGCCCTCGACGACGTCGAGCTCGGTCTCGGCGGTCTTGGCTTCCTCGACGGTGATGACACCCTCGTTGCCGACCTTCTGCATCGCGGTCGCGATCATCTTGCCGACCGACTCGTCGCCGTTCGCCGAGATGGTGCCGACCTGCGCGACTTCCGCGTTGGTCGTGACCTTCTTGGAGTTCTTCTTGAGGTCGGCGACGATGGCTTCGACAGCCAGATCGATGCCGCGCTTCAGATCCATCGGGTTCATGCCGGCGGCAACCGACTTCAGGCCTTCGCGCATGATGGCGGCGGCGAGAACGGTGGCGGTCGTGGTGCCGTCGCCGGCGGCGTCGTTCTGCTTCGAGGCCACTTCGCGCACCATCTGGGCGCCCATGTTCTCGAACTTGTCGGCGAGCTCGATCTCCTTGGCGACGGTGACGCCGTCCTTGGTGATGCGCGGGGCGCCGAACGACTTGTCGATCACGACGTTACGGCCCTTGGGACCGAGCGTGACCTTGACGGCGTTGTTGAGGATTTCGACGCCGCGCAGCATGCGGTCACGTGCGTCGGTGGAGAACTTGACGTCTTTGGCAGCCATAAGAGCTACTCCTTACATGAAAACGGGGATGGGCGGTCGCTTGGCGTTCAGCCGATGACGCCCATGACGTCGGATTCCTTCATGATCAGGAGATCCTGGCCATCGATCTTGACCTCGGTGCCCGACCACTTGCCGAACAGGACGCGATCGCCCTTCTTGACGTCCAGCGGGGTCAGCTTGCCGGCTTCGTCGCGGCCGCCCGGGCCGACGGCGATGACTTCGCCCTCTTGGGGCTTTTCCTTGGCGGTATCGGGGATGATGATGCCACCCTTGGTCTTCTCTTCGCCATCAAGGCGACGGACCACAACGCGGTCATGCAGCGGACGGAACTTCATGGTTCTGTCTTCCTCTTGGATCTAATTTCGATGCGGGCGCAATCTCAAGAACCCGCGATGGGCACCTGTTAGCAGTCTCGGATGTAGAGTGCTAACCGATGGCGCGGAGATAGGCGCGTCCCCCCGGAGAGTCAAGAAATCATCCCGCCTTAAAGTGAACGCGGGCGTGACGCCGGAGGCTTGCTGCCAAAGCTGGTTGAACACGCTAGCATGGCGAGATGACGACAAACGCGCCCGATCCCCGGCTCGACGATATCGCCCGTTCCTGCGTGGCGCTGCATGTGCGCATGACCGCGCGGGCGGTGACGCGCGCCTATGACGAGGCGATGCGCCCGAGCGGGTTGAAGATCACGCAGTTCGTGCTGCTCTCGGCTCTGAGCACCGGCGCCTGGCGCTCCGTCACCGAATTGGCCGAGCGCTTCGCCCTGGAGCGCACCTCGCTGACCCGCAATCTGCAATTGCTGGCGGCCGAGGCGCTGATCGTTCCCGTGGAGTGCAAGGGCCGCGCCTCGGTCTATGCGGTCACCGAAAAGGGCAGGGCGGCGATCGAGGCCGCCATCCCCTATTGGCAAGCGGCGCAGGAGCGGATCGCGGGCGGGCTCGGCAAGGAGCGCTGGAGCGAAACCCGCGAGGGCCTGAAAGCGCTGCGCCGCGTCGCACGCCTGGCGGATTGAGACGCGGCTTGACCGGCGGCCCTTTCGCCACTTATCGTGTATCTACACAATAGGCCGGAGGCAGCGATGGCGCGCAAGTTCGGGGTGGTGACGCGGGACGTGCTGCTCGCCGAGGACGGGCTCGGTTTCCTGCGCGGTATAGTCGAGGGCCGCCATCCCGGCCCGCCCATCGCGGAGGCGATGGATCTCGATCTCGTCGAGGTCGAGGAGGGGCGCGTCGTCTTCGTCGGCAAGCCCTCGGCGCGCTTCTTCAATCCGCTCGGCACGATCCATGGCGGCTGGACGGCGACGATCCTCGATTCCGCCATGGCCTGCGCCGCGCACACCACGCTGAAGGCGGGCGAGGGCTACACGACGCTGGAG
Coding sequences:
- a CDS encoding ABC transporter ATP-binding protein/permease is translated as MRPLSIAVAVLAVIALILGQQSGSAGAIGMGVIGLLLAAATWRAVAIATFLRIFSIIFGVEYVLTGAAFLVAQSGAWPQAWQALVPPASLTITIAVFGLIVYAISFVPGIARIARLASPYFEAPELTTGHLWPLKPFRIGAGRLGTLLLVFLVVLNQLQVAISLRLSFFNRDFYNAIQEKDAGSFWYQLIYVFSVWAAISVVSNLIEIVANYTLLIRWRRWMAEKFSAAWLGNSNHYRVSLAGNADNPDQRIAEDTRAFVNQTYNFALPLLTQVSTLVSFSIILWSIPVASVLPGTDITIPGFIFWMALIYSVAATWIAHMIGKPLIGLEFEQEKREANFRFSLARLREYSEQIALMRGENAEQKHLSERFGDIVSNFYRLVWARVRLTTFTLSFGQANVVVPYILLAPHYFSGKITLGIMTQVASAFDRVQTAMSFFIDRYQSIASYVASINRLTTFEAAIAQAQAANAGDKGIHEVPAKGDAMHVDEATLSLPNGQPIVRVNDLDLGTTRRTLVIGPSGSGKSTLFRAIAGIWPFGQGKVGIPAGAEIMLLPQRPYLPQGSLRAALAYPAPLDTYNEAEIKAAMQLTKLGHLYERLDEVDLWGQRLSGGEQQRLAVARALLAKPDWLFLDEATASLDEKLEGEIYAAMEQALPQTRIVSIGHRSTLRAMHDSIVIMQPNEDGTFSPKAESREMVG
- the groL gene encoding chaperonin GroEL (60 kDa chaperone family; promotes refolding of misfolded polypeptides especially under stressful conditions; forms two stacked rings of heptamers to form a barrel-shaped 14mer; ends can be capped by GroES; misfolded proteins enter the barrel where they are refolded when GroES binds) encodes the protein MAAKDVKFSTDARDRMLRGVEILNNAVKVTLGPKGRNVVIDKSFGAPRITKDGVTVAKEIELADKFENMGAQMVREVASKQNDAAGDGTTTATVLAAAIMREGLKSVAAGMNPMDLKRGIDLAVEAIVADLKKNSKKVTTNAEVAQVGTISANGDESVGKMIATAMQKVGNEGVITVEEAKTAETELDVVEGMQFDRGYLSPYFITNAEKMVAELEDPYILIFEKKLSSLQAMLPILEAVVQTGKPLLIIAEDVEGEALATLVVNKLRGGLKVAAVKAPGFGDRRKAMLEDLSILTAGQMISEDLGIKLETVTLAMLGRAKKVRIEKENTTIIDGAGKKKDIEGRVAQIKAQIEETTSDYDREKLQERLAKLAGGVAVIRVGGATEVEVKEKKDRVDDALNATRAAVEEGVLPGGGVALLRALSTVKAIKTQNDDQKTGVEIVRKAIMSPAKQIVDNAGDDGAVVVGKLLESKEYAYGYNAQTGVYGDLVKMGIIDPTKVVRTAIQDAASIAGLLITTEAMIAELPKKDSPMPQMGGGGMGGMDF
- the groES gene encoding co-chaperone GroES, translated to MKFRPLHDRVVVRRLDGEEKTKGGIIIPDTAKEKPQEGEVIAVGPGGRDEAGKLTPLDVKKGDRVLFGKWSGTEVKIDGQDLLIMKESDVMGVIG
- a CDS encoding MarR family winged helix-turn-helix transcriptional regulator; translated protein: MTTNAPDPRLDDIARSCVALHVRMTARAVTRAYDEAMRPSGLKITQFVLLSALSTGAWRSVTELAERFALERTSLTRNLQLLAAEALIVPVECKGRASVYAVTEKGRAAIEAAIPYWQAAQERIAGGLGKERWSETREGLKALRRVARLAD
- a CDS encoding PaaI family thioesterase, whose protein sequence is MARKFGVVTRDVLLAEDGLGFLRGIVEGRHPGPPIAEAMDLDLVEVEEGRVVFVGKPSARFFNPLGTIHGGWTATILDSAMACAAHTTLKAGEGYTTLEMKLNYVRPVMPDSGTVRCEGKLIHRGGSVITSEGRLTDARGKLLAHGSETCMVLRG